A window of the Scophthalmus maximus strain ysfricsl-2021 chromosome 8, ASM2237912v1, whole genome shotgun sequence genome harbors these coding sequences:
- the lsm6 gene encoding U6 snRNA-associated Sm-like protein LSm6, translated as MSLRKQTPSDFLKQIIGRPVVVKLNSGVDYRGVLACLDGYMNIAIEQTEEYVNGQLKNKYGDAFLRGNNVLYISTQKRKV; from the exons ATGAGTCTGAGAAAACAGACGCCGAGCGACTTCCTGAAGCAGATCATCGGGAGACCCGTGGTCGTCAAACTGAACTCCGGCGTCGACTACAGAG GTGTCCTGGCCTGCCTGGACGGTTACATGAACATCGCCATCGAGCAGACGGAGGAGTATGTCAATGGGCAGCTCAAGAACAAGTATGGAGATGCTTTTCTAAGAGGAAACAATG TTCTGTACATCAGCACCCAGAAGAGGAAAGTGTAG